In a genomic window of Candidatus Saccharimonadales bacterium:
- a CDS encoding SprT family zinc-dependent metalloprotease, producing MTPIPSLKVGLTSAAACPAKEMRLSGNSLTGFELTRGRTSRISLRVKPDLTLLVRAPRLTPASVIDRFVKTKAQWISQQRRKHSQLYDFALNPIHPNIPISYRYGPLKAVSIGGDISLSLPTGSEYWPGYLAARTLIKTSLLKLAQDQLPLRLNALATEFKLDQPREIQIKFMRSRWGSCTAAGTISLNSQLVRLPLGLIDYVICHELTHLVAANHGAGFHHQLESIMPDAASRRRQLRRWHLYY from the coding sequence TTGACGCCAATCCCATCGCTAAAGGTCGGGTTGACTTCAGCCGCCGCTTGTCCGGCCAAAGAAATGAGACTGTCCGGTAACTCGCTGACCGGCTTCGAGCTGACCCGCGGCCGGACTTCCCGGATTAGCTTACGTGTAAAACCGGACTTAACTCTGCTCGTCAGGGCGCCTAGGCTGACTCCGGCCAGCGTGATAGATCGGTTTGTCAAAACCAAAGCCCAGTGGATAAGCCAACAGCGACGGAAGCATAGCCAACTTTATGACTTTGCCCTCAACCCGATTCATCCAAACATCCCGATCAGTTATCGCTACGGACCGCTTAAGGCCGTAAGTATAGGTGGCGATATTAGCCTCAGCCTACCAACAGGCAGTGAGTATTGGCCAGGCTATCTCGCCGCCAGAACGTTGATAAAAACCAGCCTGCTTAAGCTGGCTCAAGATCAGCTGCCCCTGCGGCTAAATGCTCTGGCGACTGAATTCAAGCTCGACCAGCCAAGGGAGATTCAAATTAAGTTCATGCGCTCGCGGTGGGGCAGTTGTACGGCCGCCGGTACAATCAGCTTGAATTCACAGCTTGTCCGGCTGCCTTTAGGGCTAATCGATTATGTTATTTGTCACGAACTAACCCATCTGGTTGCAGCCAACCACGGGGCAGGGTTTCATCACCAGCTAGAGTCAATCATGCCCGACGCTGCC